The following coding sequences lie in one Serinus canaria isolate serCan28SL12 chromosome 12, serCan2020, whole genome shotgun sequence genomic window:
- the RASSF1 gene encoding ras association domain-containing protein 1 isoform X1, with product MELIELRELQPEPRPGRGRLERANALRISPARRPGPGAHPDPRLTAAPGAGHRFEPRRRGLHTWCDLCGDFVWGGGRKSLQCRHCSFTCHYRCRALVQLDCSGPPGAGDEDDDNEQVLEKDTNVDEPSEWEKAELDQAQVEQRIKEYNSQINSNLFMSLNKDGSYTGFIKVQLKLVRPVSVPATKRVPSLQAGRPHPQGVKRRTSFYLPKGTVKHLHILSHTRASEVIDALLRKFTVIDNPRKFALFERSEKDEQVYLRKLGDDEQPLRLRLLAGPSEKVLSFILKENETGEVNWDAFSLPELHNFLLILQREEEEHVRRLRHRYARCRQKMQEALAALTPG from the exons ATGGAGCTCATCGAGCTGCGGGAGCTGCAGCCGGagccgcggccgggccggggccgcctGGAACGAGCCAACGCGCTGCGCATCAGCCCGgcccgccggcccggccccggggcgcATCCTGACCCGCGGCTGACGGCGGCACCGGGCGCCGGGCACCGCTTCGAGCCGCGGCGCCGCGGGCTGCACACCTGGTGCGATCTCTGCGGGGACTTCGTCTGGGGCGGCGGCAGGAAGAGCCTCCAGTGCCGCC aCTGCAGCTTCACCTGCCACTACCGGTGCCGGGCCCTAGTTCAGCTGGACTGCAGTGGCCCCCCAGGTGCTGGTGACGAGGATGATGACAATGAGCAGGTGTTGGAGAAGGACACCAATGTG GATGAGCCCAGCGAgtgggagaaggcagagctggatcAGGCGCAGGTGGAGCAGCGGATCAAGGAGTACAACAGCCAAATCAACAGCAACCTCTTCATGAGCCTG AACAAAGACGGCTCCTACACCGGCTTCATCAAGGTGCAGCTGAAGCTGGTTCGCCCTGTCTCGGTGCCGGCCACCAAGCgggtcccctccctgcaggcgGGGCGGCCACACCCCCAGGGGGTGAAGCGCCGCACGTCCTTCTACCTGCCCAAGGGGACCGTCAAGCACCTGCACATCCTCTCGCACACCCGCGCCAGCGAGGTCATCGATGCGCTCCTCCGCAAGTTCACCGTCATTGACAATCCCCGCAAGTTTGCCCTCTTCGAGAGGTCTGAGAAGGATGAGCAAG TGTATCTGCGGAAGCTGGGTGACGACGAGCAGCCCCTGCGGCTGCGGCTGCTGGCCGGCCCCAGCGAGAAGGTGCTGAGCTTCATTCTGAAGGAGAACGAGACCGGCGAGGTGAAC TGGGACGCCTTCTCGCTGCCGGAGCTGCACAACTTCCTGCTGATCCTGCAacgggaggaggaggagcacgTGCGGCGGCTGCGGCATCGCTACGCGCGCTGCCGCCAGAAGATGCAGGAGGCGCTGGCCGCGCTCACGCCGGGGTGA
- the RASSF1 gene encoding ras association domain-containing protein 1 isoform X3 — MWSFAAWHGHPKDEPSEWEKAELDQAQVEQRIKEYNSQINSNLFMSLNKDGSYTGFIKVQLKLVRPVSVPATKRVPSLQAGRPHPQGVKRRTSFYLPKGTVKHLHILSHTRASEVIDALLRKFTVIDNPRKFALFERSEKDEQVYLRKLGDDEQPLRLRLLAGPSEKVLSFILKENETGEVNWDAFSLPELHNFLLILQREEEEHVRRLRHRYARCRQKMQEALAALTPG; from the exons ATGTGGAGTTTCGCTGCCTGGCATGGGCACCCCAAG GATGAGCCCAGCGAgtgggagaaggcagagctggatcAGGCGCAGGTGGAGCAGCGGATCAAGGAGTACAACAGCCAAATCAACAGCAACCTCTTCATGAGCCTG AACAAAGACGGCTCCTACACCGGCTTCATCAAGGTGCAGCTGAAGCTGGTTCGCCCTGTCTCGGTGCCGGCCACCAAGCgggtcccctccctgcaggcgGGGCGGCCACACCCCCAGGGGGTGAAGCGCCGCACGTCCTTCTACCTGCCCAAGGGGACCGTCAAGCACCTGCACATCCTCTCGCACACCCGCGCCAGCGAGGTCATCGATGCGCTCCTCCGCAAGTTCACCGTCATTGACAATCCCCGCAAGTTTGCCCTCTTCGAGAGGTCTGAGAAGGATGAGCAAG TGTATCTGCGGAAGCTGGGTGACGACGAGCAGCCCCTGCGGCTGCGGCTGCTGGCCGGCCCCAGCGAGAAGGTGCTGAGCTTCATTCTGAAGGAGAACGAGACCGGCGAGGTGAAC TGGGACGCCTTCTCGCTGCCGGAGCTGCACAACTTCCTGCTGATCCTGCAacgggaggaggaggagcacgTGCGGCGGCTGCGGCATCGCTACGCGCGCTGCCGCCAGAAGATGCAGGAGGCGCTGGCCGCGCTCACGCCGGGGTGA
- the RASSF1 gene encoding ras association domain-containing protein 1 isoform X2, with product MGDTGDVIGSTFPHIRGWVLGSRRGWAWCVGRTRGVGGLFLEDEPSEWEKAELDQAQVEQRIKEYNSQINSNLFMSLNKDGSYTGFIKVQLKLVRPVSVPATKRVPSLQAGRPHPQGVKRRTSFYLPKGTVKHLHILSHTRASEVIDALLRKFTVIDNPRKFALFERSEKDEQVYLRKLGDDEQPLRLRLLAGPSEKVLSFILKENETGEVNWDAFSLPELHNFLLILQREEEEHVRRLRHRYARCRQKMQEALAALTPG from the exons ATGGGGGACACGGGTGACGTCATCGGGAGCACATTTCCCCACATTcggggctgggtgctggggagcaggcGAGGGTGGGCTTGGTGCGTGGGGAGAACCAGAGGTGTTGGTGGTCTTTTCTTGGAG GATGAGCCCAGCGAgtgggagaaggcagagctggatcAGGCGCAGGTGGAGCAGCGGATCAAGGAGTACAACAGCCAAATCAACAGCAACCTCTTCATGAGCCTG AACAAAGACGGCTCCTACACCGGCTTCATCAAGGTGCAGCTGAAGCTGGTTCGCCCTGTCTCGGTGCCGGCCACCAAGCgggtcccctccctgcaggcgGGGCGGCCACACCCCCAGGGGGTGAAGCGCCGCACGTCCTTCTACCTGCCCAAGGGGACCGTCAAGCACCTGCACATCCTCTCGCACACCCGCGCCAGCGAGGTCATCGATGCGCTCCTCCGCAAGTTCACCGTCATTGACAATCCCCGCAAGTTTGCCCTCTTCGAGAGGTCTGAGAAGGATGAGCAAG TGTATCTGCGGAAGCTGGGTGACGACGAGCAGCCCCTGCGGCTGCGGCTGCTGGCCGGCCCCAGCGAGAAGGTGCTGAGCTTCATTCTGAAGGAGAACGAGACCGGCGAGGTGAAC TGGGACGCCTTCTCGCTGCCGGAGCTGCACAACTTCCTGCTGATCCTGCAacgggaggaggaggagcacgTGCGGCGGCTGCGGCATCGCTACGCGCGCTGCCGCCAGAAGATGCAGGAGGCGCTGGCCGCGCTCACGCCGGGGTGA
- the ZMYND10 gene encoding zinc finger MYND domain-containing protein 10, which translates to MHGILSASAGQEQLLTELLVSHAKIPVLIGELISVEIWKHKIFPVLCQLQDFKPRSTFPIYVVLHHEASIINLLETVFFHKEICESAGDSVLDLIDYCHRKLTLLAARSTKAPAVTSAELRAEPLASPSSMQELQKQAEVMEFEISLKALSVLRFITDQLDSLPLSALTRMLNTHNLPCLLVELVEHCPWSCWEAGKLKKFENGTWHTVPPEDQVKMTKLDGQVWLALLNLLLSPECQRKYHFDGFNKSQLLKLRAFLTDVLIDQLPNLVEMQRFLSYLAVTDPAPPKKDLILEQVPVIRDHILKKNSGKWEAIAKHQVKHAFSPTDEELKLQARRWAQTYSLDMMEALAPDKPRCRVCGAEAAKRCSRCRNEWYCSRACQVQHWQKHKPACNLMAEVPRSMDDL; encoded by the exons ATGCACGGCATCCTGAGCGCCTCGGcgggccaggagcagctcctcactgaGCTGCTGGTCAGCCATGCCAAG ATTCCTGTTCTCATTGGGGAGCTGATCTCTGTGGAGATCTGGAAGCACAAGATCTTTCccgtgctgtgccagctgcaggactTCAAGCCGAGGAGCACCTTCCCCATCTATGTCGTG ctgcaccaTGAAGCTTCCATCATCAACCTCCTGGAGACAGTGTTCTTTCACAAG gagaTCTGCGAGTCAGCTGGGGACAGCGTTCTGGATCTAATCGATTACTGCCACCGCAAGCTGACCCTGCTGGCAGCTCGGAGCACCAAGGCACCAGCAGTGACCTCAGCAGAGCTTCGTGCCGAGCCTCTGGCCAGCCCCTCATCCATGCAG gagctgcagaagcaggCAGAGGTGATGGAGTTTGAGATTTCCCTGAAGGCCCTGTCCGTGCTGCGGTTCATCACTGACCAGCTGGACAG TCTGCCCCTGAGTGCACTGACACGGATGCTGAACACCCACAACCTGCCCTGCCTCCTTGTTGAGTTGGTGGAGCAttgcccctggagctgctgggaagcag GCAAGCTCAAGAAGTTTGAGAATGGCACATGGCACACGGTGCCCCCTGAGGACCAGGTGAAGATGACCAAGCTGGATGGGCAGGTGTGGCTTGCCCTCCTGAACCTCCTGCTCAGTCCCGAGTGCCAGCGCAAATACCACTTCGATGGCTTCAACAAGAGCCAGCTCCTCAAG CTCCGTGCATTCCTGACAGATGTCCTCATTGACCAGCTGCCCAACCTGGTGGAGATGCAGAGATTTCTGAGTTACCTTGCAGTGACAGACCCTGCTCCCCCCAAAAAGGATCTCATCCTGGAGCAG GTTCCTGTCATCCGGGACCATATCCTCAAGAAAAACTCAGGGAAGTGGGAGGCCATTGCCAAGCACCAGGTGAAGCATGCCTTCAGCCCCACTGATGAGGAGCTGAAGCTGCAGGCACGCAG gTGGGCACAGACCTACAGCCTGGACATGATGGAGGCTCTGGCGCCTGACAAGCCCCGCTGCAGGGTGTGTGGTGCAGAAGCAGCCAAGCGCTGCTCTCGCTGCCGGAACGAGTGGTACTGCTCACG GGCATGCCAGGTGCAGCACTGGCAGAAGCACAAGCCTGCCTGCAACCTGATGGCCGAGGTGCCAAGGAGTATGGATGACCTGTAA
- the NPRL2 gene encoding GATOR complex protein NPRL2, with product MRPCDSASGATVAGGAGPVLGRSRPAMGGRIECVFFSEFHPTLGPKITYQVPEDFISRELFDTIQVYVITKPELQNKLITVTAMEKKLIGCPVCIEHKKYSRNALLFNLGFVCDARAKACALEPIVKKLAGYLTTLELESGFISNEESKQKLVPIMTILLEELNAKGKCTLPIDESNTIHLKVIEQRPDPPIVQEYDVPVFTQDKDDFFNSQWDLTTQQILPYIDGFRHVQKISAEADVELNLVRIAVQNLLYYGVVTLVSILQYSNVYCTTPKVQDLVDDKCLQEECLSYVTKQGHKRASLRDVFQLYCGLSPGTTVRDLISRYTLQLQRVDERRLIQFGLMKGLIRRLQKYPVKVARDERSHPARLYTGCHSYDEICCKTGMSYKELDERLENDPNIIVCWK from the exons ATGCGGCCCTGTGATTCCGCGAGCGGCGCTACGGTGGCCGGCGGGGCTGGGCCGGTGCTTGGCCGCTCGCGTCCCGCCATGGGTGGCCGTATCGAGTGCGTGTTCTTCAGCGAGTTCCACCCCACGCTGGGGCCCAAAATCACCTACCAG GTCCCCGAGGACTTCATCTCCCGGGAGCTGTTTGACACCATCCAGGTGTACGTGATCACGAAGCCCGAGCTGCAGAACAAGTTGATCACCGT GACGGCCATGGAGAAGAAGCTGATCGGCTGCCCCGTGTGCATCGAGCACAAGAAGTACAGCAGGAACGCTCTGCTCTTCAACCTGGGCTTCGTGTGCGACGCCAGAGCCAAGGCCTGCGCGCTGGAGCCCATCGTGAAGAAGCTGGCTGGCTACCTCACCACCCTCGAG ctggaaagtGGATTCATCTCCAATGAGGAGAGTAAACAGAAGTTGGTTCCCATCATGACCatcctgctggaggagctgaatGCCAAAGGGAAGTGCACCCTGCCCATAG ATGAGTCAAACACCATCCACCTGAAGGTGATTGAGCAGCGCCCAGACCCCCCCATTGTGCAGGAGTATGATGTCCCTGTCTTCACCCAGGACAAGGATGACTTCTTCAACTCCCAGTGGGATCTCACCACGCAGCAG ATCCTTCCCTACATTGATGGATTCCGGCACGTCCAGAAGATCTCTGCCGAGGCCGACGTGGAGCTGAACTTGGTGCGCATCGCTGTGCAGAACCTGCT GTACTACGGGGTCGTCACTCTTGTCTCCATACTCCAG TACTCCAATGTCTACTGCACCACACCCAAGGTCCAGGACCTGGTGGATGACAAGTGCCTCCAGGAAGAGTGTCTGTCCTATGTCACCAAACAAG GGCACAAGCGAGCCAGCCTCAGAGATGTCTTCCAGCTGTACTGcgggctgagccctggcaccacCGTGCGAGACCTCATCTCCCGCTacaccctgcagctccagagggtgGATGAGAG GAGGCTGATCCAGTTTGGTTTGATGAAGGGCCTGATCCGGCGGCTCCAGAAATACCCAGTCAAGGTGGCCCGGGACGAGCGCAGCCACCCCGCCCGGCTGTACACAGGATGCCACAGCTACGATGAGATCTGCTGCAAGACGG GCATGAGTTACAAGGAGCTGGATGAGCGCCTGGAGAATGACCCCAACATCATCGTGTGCTGGAAGTGA
- the LOC103816968 gene encoding transmembrane reductase CYB561D2, with product MALTAETESRLYRSLRVVSGAAAHLVALGFPAAVAVLARPGSSLFSWHPLLMALAFSFLMTEALLIFSPETSLLRSFSRKVRVWVHWALQLLALLCALLGLGIITYNKHLNGKGHFVTWHGLTGLLAVLYTSGQCAGGVLLLYPKLMKNWTLAKLKLYHATSGLVGYLLGCASLMLGMCSLWFTTTVTGASWYLAMLCPLITSLVIMNQVSNAYLYRKRSQH from the exons ATGGCCCTGACGGCCGAGACCGAGTCCCGCCTGTACCGCTCGCTGCGCGTGGTCTCCGGCGCCGCCGCGCACCTCGTGGCGCTGGGATTCCCCGCCGCCGTGGCCGTGCTGGCGCGGCCCGGATCCA GTCTCTTCTCCTGGCACCCGCTGCTCATGGCCCTTGCG TTCTCGTTCCTGATGACGGAAGCGCTGCTGATCTTCTCCCCGGAGACCTCGCTGCTGCGCTCCTTCTCCCGCAAGGTCCGAGTGTGGGTGCActgggccctgcagctgctcgccctgctctgtgctctcctggggctgggaatcATTACCTACAACAAGCACCTGAACGGCAAGGGCCACTTTGTCACCTGGCACGGGCTGACGGGGCTGCTGGCCGTGCTGTACACCAGTGGGCAGTGCGCCGGGGGCGTGCTCCTGCTCTACCCCAAGCTGATGAAGAACTGGACTCTGGCCAAGCTGAAGCTGTACCACGCAACCTCAGGGCTCGTGGGCtacctgctgggctgtgccagcctgatGCTGGGCATGTGCTCCCTCTGGTTCACCACCACGGTGACCGGTGCCTCGTGGTACCTCGCCATGCTGTGTCCCCTCATCACCAGCCTGGTTATCATGAACCAGGTGAGCAATGCGTACCTGTACCGCAAACGGAGCCAGCACTGA